Proteins from a genomic interval of Benincasa hispida cultivar B227 chromosome 7, ASM972705v1, whole genome shotgun sequence:
- the LOC120081991 gene encoding probable 6-phosphogluconolactonase 1, whose product MALCGDHKDREVRIHESLEELSTDLADYVAELSEASVKERGVFSIALSGGSLISLMGKLCEAPYNKTVDWAKWYIFWADERVVAKSHADSNYKLAKDNLLSKVPIVPSHVHSINDSVSAEEAADEYKFVIRQLVKSRIVSVSDVSDSPKFDLILLGMGSDGHVASLFPDHSVLEEKDEWVTFITDSPKPPPERITFTLPVINSASNVAIVVTGENKAETVHLAIDDIGADCPLLPARLVQPRKGKLAWFLDNHAASKLDNYQFSE is encoded by the exons ATGGCTTTATGTGGGGATCATAAAGACAGAGAGGTGAGGATCCATGAAAGTTTGGAGGAGCTAAGTACTGATTTAGCTGACTATGTTGCTGAATTATCAGAGGCATCTGTGAAAGAACGTGGGGTATTTTCTATTGCGTTATCTGGTGGTTCTCTAATTAGCTTAATGGG AAAGCTCTGTGAAGCTCCTTACAACAAGACTGTCGACTGGGCCAAGTGGTATATATTTTGGGCTGATGAACGTGTTGTTGCAAAAAGCCATGCCGACAGCAATTATAAGCTTGCAAAGGATAACCTTCTTTCCAAG GTGCCAATTGTTCCCAGTCATGTACACTCGATCAATGATTCAGTGTCAGCTGAGGAAGCTGCCGATGAGTACAAGTTTGTCATTCGACAGTTAGTTAAATCCCGGATCGTTAGTGTGTCTGATGTGAGTGACAGTCCCAAGTTTGACCTCATACTACTTGGAATGGGTTCTGACGGCCATGTTGCCTCATTATTCCCCGATCACTCGGTGCTTGAGGagaaagatgaatgggttactTTCATAACCGATTCTCCAAAACCTCCTCCAGAGAGAATCACCTTCACATTGCCTGTGATCAACTCTGCATCAAATGTGGCAATTGTTGTAACAGGTGAAAACAAAGCAGAGACCGTACATTTGGCCATCGATGATATAGGAGCAGACTGCCCCCTCCTACCTGCGAGGTTGGTACAGCCAAGGAAAGGAAAGTTGGCATGGTTTTTGGATAACCATGCTGCTTCAAAACTCGACAATTACCAATTTTCCGAGTAG